One Dama dama isolate Ldn47 chromosome 18, ASM3311817v1, whole genome shotgun sequence DNA window includes the following coding sequences:
- the LOC133073012 gene encoding uncharacterized protein LOC133073012 — MDTTLRERFGADGQWVGFEALAAGGRGSRPPRSPQAAGRRRARASGRALIAQASFKLGVSGCLSPFCLRARLGKWLSTGSTLGPSAWPGGLSRGTNQERPPVRASAPCGRLGLVFDLSSAPPQRGLPGHPLQEGVRALLRRGHPRGTGDPSSPEITLLAPKVPLSPRGRGARHLCLGPRCSRDPGHMELQAPFAMKREKQDSWRMEPTRGGGAEPWTVSRVGAHAGPPPARGL; from the exons ATGGACACCACTCTTAGGGAGAGGTTTGGAGCAGATGGCCAGTGGGTCGGTTTCGAGGCCCTGGCTGCGGGAGGCCGGGGCAGCCGCCCGCCCCGCTCGCCCCAGGCCGCCGGCAGGAGGCGCGCGAGGGCCTCAGG CCGGGCGCTGATCGCCCAGGCCTCTTTTAAGCTGGGTGTCTCCGGCTGTCTCTCCCCTTTCTGCCTCCGCGCGCGACTCGGTAAGTGGCTTTCGACCGGCTCGACGCTAGGGCCCTCCGCGTGGCCCGGGGGTCTCTCCAGGGGCACTAACCAGGAGCGCCCCCCGGTCCGCGCGTCCGCCCCATGCGGGCGGCTAGGGCTAGTGTTCGACCTCAGCTCGGCTCCCCCTCAGAGAGGCCTCCCAGGACACCCCCTCCAGGAAGGTGTGAGAGCTCTTCTGCGGCGAGGACATCCTCGGGGTACCGGGGACCCTTCCTCCCCAGAAATAACGCTCTTGGCGCCTAAAGTCCCTCTTTCCCCCAGGGGCCGAGGCGCGCGTCACTTGTGCCTGGGACCCCGATGCTCAAGGGATCCGGGCCACATGGAGCTTCAAGCTCCTTTtgcaatgaaaagagaaaaacaagactcTTGGAGAATGGAACCGACCCGGGGCGGAGGCGCAGAGCCCTGGACGGTGTCCCGAGTTGGGGCGCACGCAGGGCCCCCGCCTGCCCGTGGGCTTTGA